A single genomic interval of Mangifera indica cultivar Alphonso chromosome 5, CATAS_Mindica_2.1, whole genome shotgun sequence harbors:
- the LOC123216276 gene encoding transcription factor MYB106-like, producing the protein MGRSPCCDKAGLKKGPWTPEEDQKLLAYIEQNGHGSWRALPAKAGLQRCGKSCRLRWINYLRPDIKRGKFSLQEEQTIIQLHALLGNRWSAIATNLPKRTDNEIKNYWNTHLKKRLTKMGIDPVTHKPKTYALGSAIGQTKDAANLSHMAQWEIARLEAEARLARESKLVPNPSQEQVGSTSAPLTNRSRAPPARPQCLDVLKAWQGVVSGMFGIARDTIESPTSTLNFKENMLPIPTVGIISDNFAGNAISTDQMQRLKENTDNSMAMYEMTYSTEEPWTAENIMEGLSDMMGCEPEMQNSSVAGDNFNANYSTGSFEDNKNYWNSILNLVNASATWKPVF; encoded by the exons ATGGGTAGGTCTCCATGCTGCGACAAGGCGGGTCTGAAGAAAGGGCCGTGGACTCCTGAAGAAGACCAAAAACTATTGGCATACATTGAACAAAATGGCCATGGAAGCTGGCGTGCCTTGCCTGCAAAAGCTG GACTTCAAAGATGTGGGAAGAGCTGTAGATTGAGGTGGATTAATTATCTAAGACCTGATATCAAGAGAGGAAAGTTTAGTTTACAAGAAGAACAAACCATCATACAACTCCATGCCCTTCTTGGAAACAG GTGGTCGGCCATTGCTACTAATTTGCCAAAAAGAACTGATAATGAAATCAAGAACTACTGGAACACACATCTGAAGAAGAGACTAACCAAAATGGGAATCGACCCAGTAACCCATAAGCCCAAAACCTACGCACTCGGTTCCGCGATTGGCCAGACCAAGGACGCGGCGAACCTTAGCCACATGGCTCAGTGGGAAATTGCAAGGCTGGAAGCCGAAGCTCGCCTGGCCAGAGAGTCAAAACTAGTGCCAAATCCGTCCCAAGAGCAAGTAGGATCCACTTCGGCTCCTCTCACAAACAGAAGCAGGGCTCCACCTGCTAGACCACAGTGCCTTGACGTCCTAAAAGCATGGCAAGGAGTGGTCTCCGGCATGTTTGGCATAGCCAGAGACACCATCGAGTCGCCAACCTCAACATTGAACTTCAAGGAAAACATGCTACCAATCCCAACTGTTGGAATAATTAGCGATAATTTCGCCGGAAATGCAATCTCAACTGACCAAATGCAAAGACTGAAAGAAAATACGGATAATTCAATGGCAATGTATGAAATGACGTACTCTACTGAGGAACCATGGACAGCTGAAAATATCATGGAAGGCTTATCGGATATGATGGGTTGTGAACCTGAAATGCAGAATTCGTCTGTGGCTGGAGACAACTTCAATGCAAACTACAGTACTGGAAGTTTTGAGGACAACAAAAATTACTGGAATAGCATACTCAATTTGGTTAATGCTTCAGCAACTTGGAAGCCAGTATTTTGA